From one Pecten maximus chromosome 8, xPecMax1.1, whole genome shotgun sequence genomic stretch:
- the LOC117332194 gene encoding uncharacterized protein LOC117332194, protein MPLLPQKTNDLFPCKPCESKRKLNIPAEFWCKEMNTYFCSICKVSMHDAIHAECEYIMESSKSAMIRQNSLLTECRMHNERMEFYCEEHMLPACNKCIILAHNRCTPVISPEDFGIKRRESTRDTSLHKDLRYCVDAMDILSKDVDKQIQSLTRDKDLSLQSLTDLRKEIEKQYSALEKELTEKLITSFKVEIEKRNKSRQKCKQLMVVMENTLALSNEDDDAARTMCLYTKGQGEVNACKEFIQELETTSRSTSLSHEFDLIDTMNSITMGKIVVHQHQRGPPSTKYSIPLSKRSLRELKRFNIQVSADKKKCSAFGIVFLSGGRIVVGDNANRKVKLFTENGEFQCDVKLSDEPSGLCLVDDCTVAVILVTDRTISVIDVPDLSMSVSSKIHISNIIENCLGVTYNSSFL, encoded by the coding sequence ATGCCTTTGCTACCACAAAAGACGAATGATTTGTTTCCTTGTAAACCTTGTGAGAGTAAACGCAAGCTGAATATCCCGGCAGAGTTCTGGTGTAAGGAGATGAACACTTACTTCTGCTCCATCTGCAAAGTCAGCATGCATGATGCGATTCATGCAGAGTGTGAGTATATCATGGAATCGAGCAAGTCAGCTATGATCCGACAAAATTCACTGTTGACTGAGTGCCGAATGCATAATGAGAGGATGGAGTTTTACTGTGAAGAACACATGCTTCCTGCATGTAACAAATGCATTATCCTAGCACACAACAGATGTACGCCAGTAATATCGCCAGAGGACTTCGGTATTAAGCGGAGGGAAAGCACAAGGGACACGTCTCTTCATAAGGATCTTCGGTACTGCGTAGACGCCATGGACATTCTGAGTAAAGATGTCGATAAGCAGATTCAGTCTTTGACTCGTGACAAAGATTTGTCACTGCAGAGCTTAACTGACCTCCGAAAAGAGATCGAAAAACAGTACAGTGCCCTAGAGAAGGAGCTCACGGAAAAATTGATAACGTCCTTCAAAGTGGAGATAGAAAAACGGAATAAATCGAGACAGAAATGTAAACAGCTGATGGTCGTTATGGAAAACACTCTGGCGTTATCGAATGAGGACGATGACGCAGCGAGGACGATGTGTCTGTACACGAAAGGACAAGGGGAGGTAAATGCCTGCAAGGAATTCATACAGGAGCTGGAAACGACATCAAGGTCGACTAGTCTGTCACATGAATTTGACCTCATTGATACCATGAACAGTATCACTATGGGGAAAATTGTCGTTCACCAACACCAGAGAGGACCCCCATCTACAAAGTATAGTATTCCGCTGTCTAAACGTAGTTTACGGGAGTTGAAGAGGTTTAACATCCAAGTTTCTGCAGACAAGAAAAAATGTTCCGCATTCGGAATTGTTTTCCTTTCCGGAGGCCGAATCGTGGTAGGAGACAATGCAAATCGAAAAGTGAAACTCTTCACAGAAAATGGCGAATTTCAGTGTGATGTTAAACTGTCTGATGAACCAAGTGGCCTTTGTCTTGTTGACGATTGCACTGTCGCAGTGATTCTTGTGACTGATCGAACCATTAGCGTTATCGACGTCCCAGATTTATCTATGTCTGTTTCATCGAAAAtccatatttcaaatattattgAAAACTGTCTCGGTGTGACATACAACAGCTCTTTTTTGTAG
- the LOC117332731 gene encoding potassium voltage-gated channel protein Shaw-like, giving the protein MTGKVYFDVGGTRFTTTWDTLQKIPGSKLDKLYERHEKQTKSSGKVEYFFDRNPAVFGCVLDYHRTGDLHLPDNVCASQIRQELEFWDISPYDVSSCCWKILYGEDGLSKTLKILDKEIPVFSTGKKFIQKTEGLSSWIRDLMEYPSSSMLAKVYAVFYLTMVVFSVICDALIRSQDYNTPQQNVSISGSSSANHLMPSLSNIPCAGLVIEILTNIVFTVDVAVRFAVSLSKINFLKSLINIMDMLALIGFWVLVFTAIFSPFITPGSEINALMVGNILMTLRFVRLYRLAKVNRGLMLVLLALDNSKTTILLLFAIMIINSCIFGGIIYCLEDINFTNVFRAFYWAIITMTTVGYGDIYPSSVAGRVIACVCAMTGLFLIAMPIGIISKNYTYLYTRLNHREHHCEEKRKCKKSIKFNTLTNGDISSLS; this is encoded by the exons ATGACTGGGAAAGTCTATTTCGACGTAGGCGGCACGCGATTTACGACCACGTGGGACACACTGCAAAAGATCCCGGGTTCGAAACTCGATAAATTGTATGAACGTCATGAGAAACAGACGAAATCATCTGGAAAGGTAGAATATTTTTTTGACAGAAATCCGGCGGTGTTTGGGTGCGTTCTAGACTATCACCGTACAGGAGATTTGCATCTTCCGGATAATGTCTGCGCAAGTCAAATCCGCCAAGAATTGGAATTCTGGGATATCTCTCCTTATGATGTATCTAGTTGTTGCTGGAAGATCTTGTACGGCGAGGATGGACTCAGTAAAACACTGAAAATTCTTGATAAGGAGATCCCTGTGTTCAGCACAGGGAAGAAATTTATTCAGAAAACGGAAGGACTTTCTTCATGGATTCGGGATTTAATGGAATATCCGTCATCTTCCATGTTGGCAAAG gtGTACGCAGTGTTCTACCTAACAATGGTCGTGTTCTCCGTCATCTGTGACGCCCTGATCAGATCACAAGAttataatacaccacaacaaAACGTCAGCATTTCCGGTTCCAGTTCAGCCAATCACCTAATGCCCTCCCTGTCCAACATCCCGTGCGCTGGTCTCGTGATAGAAATCCTGACAAATATTGTGTTCACTGTTGATGTAGCTGTACGGTTCGCGGTGTCCCTATCGAAGATTAATTTTCTAAAGAGTTTAATCAACATTATGGACATGCTGGCCCTGATAGGCTTTTGGGTTCTCGTATTTACGGCAATTTTCTCGCCGTTTATTACTCCCGGAAGTGAAATAAATGCCCTCATGGTGGGCAATATCTTGATGACCTTGAGGTTTGTGAGACTTTACCGACTGGCTAAAGTCAATAGAGGGCTTATGTTGGTACTTTTAGCCTTAGACAACAGCAAAACGACAATTTTATTGCTGTTTGCTATCATGATTATCAATTCGTGCATATTTGGAGGAATTATCTACTGCCTGGAAGACATCAATTTCACAAATGTGTTCCGAGCCTTCTACTGGGCCATCATCACAATGACGACGGTTGGTTATGGCGATATTTACCCCAGCAGTGTAGCGGGACGCGTCATTGCTTGTGTGTGCGCCATGACAGGACTGTTCTTGATTGCCATGCCAATTGGAATAATTTCTAAAAACTATACTTATTTATATACCAGATTGAACCATAGGGAACACCACTGTGAAGAAAAACGCAAATGCAAGAAATCAATCAAATTCAACACTTTGACAAATGGCGACATAAGTTCATTGAGTTAA